One genomic segment of Syngnathus typhle isolate RoL2023-S1 ecotype Sweden linkage group LG8, RoL_Styp_1.0, whole genome shotgun sequence includes these proteins:
- the zmiz1a gene encoding zinc finger MIZ domain-containing protein 1a isoform X1: MNTLPSMDRHIQQTNDRLQCIKQHLQNPANFHSAATELLDWCGDPRAFQRPFEQSLMGCLTVVSRVAAQQGFDLDLGYRLLAVCAANRDKFTPKSAETSTCRRCQTDSALLSSWCEELGRLLLLRHQKNRQNESQGKVPMQPGMNSMKAGLTHSDGSFPYDSVPWQQNPNQPPGSLSVVTTVWGVTNTSQSQVLGNPMANSNNPMNPGGNPMASGMSASAGGLNSPQFSGQQQQFPSKGGSNQQYMQQGMYSRPAYPGGPGGYSGSYSGGPNPPPGGMGMASHTRQSGDFTQPAAAAAAAAVAAAAATATATATATVAALQETQNKDMNQYGQMCSSFQMGPAQAYNSQFMNQPGPRGPPGGMNPASMGSGMNNPNMSGPPMGMSQARTPGMGPFGAHGQRMPQQGYPGGPRQGIPMQGMKRPYPGEAGYGGQYGPNSQFQPQQGQYPTPNASRPLPSPNYPGQRMPVQQGQGQYPPGMPIGQYYKQEPFNGQSTNFSGGGYSYGQGNGPPRPGNYPHSPVPGNPTPPMTPGSSIPPYLSPNQDVKPPFPPDMKPNMTALPPSITNEELRLTFPVRDGVVLEPFRLEHNLAVSNHVFHLRPSVHQTLMWRSDLELQFKCYHHEDRQMNTNWPASVQVSVNATPLTIERGDNKTSHKPLHLKHVCQPGRNTIQITVTACCCSHLFVLQLVHRPSVRSVLQGLLKKRLLPAEHCITKIKRNFSSVAASAGSTTLNGEDGVEQTAIKVSLKCPITFRRIQLPARGHDCKHVQCFDLESYLQLNCERGTWRCPVCNKTALLEGLEVDQYMWGILNAIQNSEFEEVTIDPTCSWRPVAIKSELHIKEDPDGPVAKRFKTMSPSQMTMPNVMEMIAQLGPGSGPGAGHGAGPGPSPYPPHHPGQHASGNGGDYPGAGHPYHSQGNFDFPHGNPSGGGGGGGGGGGIGGPPMSDFIHGPQLSHPPDGPSGLLSQDKSLNHGMNDTMSHPDPSHNSMQPGLHASPHPGGLSGPSLHHGGNGQSGPPLHHGGGGPSSSQPPRPPPQPQPPGQNAHPHADLTFNPSSDGPDMPEPSLDLLPELANPDELLSYLDPPDLPANSNDDLLSLFENN, from the exons ATGAACACGCTACCATCCATGGACCGGCACATCCAGCAGACCAATGACAGGCTGCAGTGTATCAAACAG CACTTACAGAACCCGGCCAATTTCCACTCGGCGGCCACGGAGCTGCTCGACTGGTGCGGAGATCCCCGGGCCTTCCAGCGACCTTTTGAACAAAGCCTCATGGGATGCTTGACG GTGGTGAGTCGCGTGGCGGCGCAGCAAGGCTTTGATTTGGACCTTGGCTACCGGTTGCTAGCTGTGTGTGCAGCCAACAGGGACAAATTCACCCCCAAATCTGCCG AAACCAGCACCTGCAGGAGATGTCAGACTGACTCAG CCCTGCTGTCGTCGTGGTGCGAGGAGCTGGGTCGTCTGCTCCTGCTGCGTCACCAGAAGAACCGGCAGAACGAATCGCAGGGGAAAGTGCCCATGCAGCCCGGCATGAACAGCATGAAGGCTGGCCTCACGCACAG CGATGGCTCCTTCCCCTACGACTCTGTCCCCTGGCAACAAAACCCGAACCAGCCCCCTGGGTCATTGTCTGTGGTTACAACAGTGTGGGGCGTCACCAACACATCGCAGAGCCAG GTTCTGGGGAACCCGATGGCCAACAGCAATAATCCCATGAATCCCGGCGGCAACCCCATGGCGTCGGGGATGTCGGCCAGCGCGGGGGGGCTCAACTCTCCGCAGttcagcgggcagcagcagcagttccCCAGCAAAGGCGGCTCCAACCAGCAGTACATGCAGCAGGGCATGTACAGCAGGCCCGCATATCCCGGAGGTCCTGGAGGATACAGCGGCAG TTACTCTGGAGGCCCCAACCCCCCTCCTGGAGGTATGGGCATGGCCTCCCACACGCGTCAATCCGGCGACTTTACGCAAccggccgctgccgccgccgccgctgctgtcgCTGCGGCTGCTGCTACGGCGACCGCCACGGCAACGGCCACTGTGGCGGCGCTACAGGAGACGCAGAATAAAGACATGAACCAGTATGGACAG ATGTGTTCATCCTTCCAAATGGGTCCCGCTCAGGCCTATAACAGTCAGTTCATGAACCAGCCAGGTCCACGAGGACCCCCCGGAGGGATGAATCCCGCCAGCATGGGTTCGGGGATGAACAACCCCAACATGAGCGGGCCTCCCATGGGCATGAGTCAGGCCCGGACCCCCGGCATGGGACCTTTCGGAGCTCACGGCCAGCGGATGCCCCAGCAGGGCTACCCGGGGGGACCTCGGCAAGGCATCCCCATGCAGGGGATGAAGCGGCCGTATCCCGGCGAG GCCGGCTACGGGGGTCAGTATGGACCTAACAGTCAGTTCCAGCCACAGCAGGGACAGTACCCGACTCCCAACGCTTCTCGACCCTTGCCTTCGCCCAACTACCCGGGCCAGAGGATGCCCGTCCAGCAGGGCCAAGGACAGTACCCACCTGGCATGCCCATAGGCCAATACTACAAG CAAGAGCCGTTTAACGGGCAGAGCACCAACTTCTCGGGTGGCGGCTACTCATACGGGCAAGGAAATGGG CCCCCCAGGCCCGGTAACTACCCTCACTCGCCAGTACCTGGCAACCCCACACCACCCATGACGCCCGGTAGTAGCATTCCACCATACTTGTCGCCAAACCAGGACGTGAAGCCCCCGTTCCCACCTGACATGAAACCAAATATGACAGCGCTTCCTCCTT CTATTACCAACGAGGAGCTGCGGCTGACCTTCCCGGTCCGGGACGGCGTGGTGTTGGAGCCCTTCCGCCTGGAGCACAACCTGGCTGTCAGCAACCATGTCTTCCACCTGCGGCCGTCCGTCCACCAGACCCTCATGTGGAG GTCAGACCTGGAACTGCAATTCAAGTGCTACCACCACGAGGACAGGCAGATGAACACCAACTGGCCGGCGTCGGTCCAGGTCAGCGTCAACGCCACGCCGCTCACCATCGAGCGAGGCGACAACAAGACCTCCCACAAGCCCTTGCACCTGAAACACGTGTGCCAGCCGGGAAGGAACACCATCCAGATCACCGTCACCGCCTGCTGTTGC TCGCATCTGTTTGTGCTGCAGCTGGTCCACAGGCCATCTGTGCGCTCCGTCCTCCAGGGGCTCCTAAAGAAGAGGCTCCTTCCCGCGGAACACTGCATCACCAAAA TCAAGAGGAACTTCAGCAGTGTGGCAGCCTCGGCGGGCAGCACCACCCTCAACGGGGAGGACGGCGTCGAGCAGACGGCCATCAAAGTGTCGCTCAAGTGTCCCATCACCTTCCGCCGCATCCAGCTCCCGGCGCGAGGCCATGACTGCAAACACGTGCAG TGCTTCGACCTGGAGTCTTACCTGCAGCTAAACTGTGAGAGAGGCACATGGAGGTGTCCAGTTTGCAA TAAAACAGCATTACTAGAAGGTCTCGAAGTGGATCAGTACATGTGGGGTATCCTCAACGCCATCCAAAA TTCAGAGTTCGAGGAGGTCACCATCGACCCGACGTGCAGCTGGCGGCCCGTGGCCATCAAGTCTGAGCTGCACATCAAAGAGGACCCCGACGGGCCGGTGGCAAAGCGCTTCAAGACCATGAGCCCCAGTCAGATGACCATGCCCAACGTGATGGAAATGATCGCCCAGCTAGGGCCCGGAAGCGGGCCAGGGGCCGGCCACGGTGCTGGACCCGGTCCCAGCCCTTATCCCCCGCATCATCCCGGCCAACATGCTAGTGGGAATGGAGGAGATTACCCGGGAGCAG GCCACCCttaccacagccaagggaacttTGACTTCCCTCATGGGAACCCATCTGGAGgcggtggtggaggaggagggggaggaggaataGGGGGTCCCCCTATGAGTGACTTCATCCACGGCCCGCAGCTTTCCCACCCGCCAGATGGGCCTAGCGGTCTTCTGTCCCAGGACAAGTCCCTCAACCACGGCATGAATGACACG ATGTCCCATCCCGATCCGTCCCATAACTCCATGCAGCCGGGCTTGCATGCTTCTCCCCACCCCGGTGGCCTATCGGGGCCCTCCCTGCATCACGGCGGCAACGGCCAATCGGGGCCGCCCTTGCATCACGGCGGCGGTGGGCCGTCGTCGTCGCAGCCGCCTCGCCCGCCGCCGCAGCCTCAGCCGCCCGGCCAGAACGCTCACCCGCACGCCGATCTGACGTTTAACCCCTCGTCAGATGGCCCGGACATGCCCGAACCTTCGCTggat
- the zmiz1a gene encoding zinc finger MIZ domain-containing protein 1a isoform X2 — translation MNTLPSMDRHIQQTNDRLQCIKQHLQNPANFHSAATELLDWCGDPRAFQRPFEQSLMGCLTVVSRVAAQQGFDLDLGYRLLAVCAANRDKFTPKSAALLSSWCEELGRLLLLRHQKNRQNESQGKVPMQPGMNSMKAGLTHSDGSFPYDSVPWQQNPNQPPGSLSVVTTVWGVTNTSQSQVLGNPMANSNNPMNPGGNPMASGMSASAGGLNSPQFSGQQQQFPSKGGSNQQYMQQGMYSRPAYPGGPGGYSGSYSGGPNPPPGGMGMASHTRQSGDFTQPAAAAAAAAVAAAAATATATATATVAALQETQNKDMNQYGQMCSSFQMGPAQAYNSQFMNQPGPRGPPGGMNPASMGSGMNNPNMSGPPMGMSQARTPGMGPFGAHGQRMPQQGYPGGPRQGIPMQGMKRPYPGEAGYGGQYGPNSQFQPQQGQYPTPNASRPLPSPNYPGQRMPVQQGQGQYPPGMPIGQYYKQEPFNGQSTNFSGGGYSYGQGNGPPRPGNYPHSPVPGNPTPPMTPGSSIPPYLSPNQDVKPPFPPDMKPNMTALPPSITNEELRLTFPVRDGVVLEPFRLEHNLAVSNHVFHLRPSVHQTLMWRSDLELQFKCYHHEDRQMNTNWPASVQVSVNATPLTIERGDNKTSHKPLHLKHVCQPGRNTIQITVTACCCSHLFVLQLVHRPSVRSVLQGLLKKRLLPAEHCITKIKRNFSSVAASAGSTTLNGEDGVEQTAIKVSLKCPITFRRIQLPARGHDCKHVQCFDLESYLQLNCERGTWRCPVCNKTALLEGLEVDQYMWGILNAIQNSEFEEVTIDPTCSWRPVAIKSELHIKEDPDGPVAKRFKTMSPSQMTMPNVMEMIAQLGPGSGPGAGHGAGPGPSPYPPHHPGQHASGNGGDYPGAGHPYHSQGNFDFPHGNPSGGGGGGGGGGGIGGPPMSDFIHGPQLSHPPDGPSGLLSQDKSLNHGMNDTMSHPDPSHNSMQPGLHASPHPGGLSGPSLHHGGNGQSGPPLHHGGGGPSSSQPPRPPPQPQPPGQNAHPHADLTFNPSSDGPDMPEPSLDLLPELANPDELLSYLDPPDLPANSNDDLLSLFENN, via the exons ATGAACACGCTACCATCCATGGACCGGCACATCCAGCAGACCAATGACAGGCTGCAGTGTATCAAACAG CACTTACAGAACCCGGCCAATTTCCACTCGGCGGCCACGGAGCTGCTCGACTGGTGCGGAGATCCCCGGGCCTTCCAGCGACCTTTTGAACAAAGCCTCATGGGATGCTTGACG GTGGTGAGTCGCGTGGCGGCGCAGCAAGGCTTTGATTTGGACCTTGGCTACCGGTTGCTAGCTGTGTGTGCAGCCAACAGGGACAAATTCACCCCCAAATCTGCCG CCCTGCTGTCGTCGTGGTGCGAGGAGCTGGGTCGTCTGCTCCTGCTGCGTCACCAGAAGAACCGGCAGAACGAATCGCAGGGGAAAGTGCCCATGCAGCCCGGCATGAACAGCATGAAGGCTGGCCTCACGCACAG CGATGGCTCCTTCCCCTACGACTCTGTCCCCTGGCAACAAAACCCGAACCAGCCCCCTGGGTCATTGTCTGTGGTTACAACAGTGTGGGGCGTCACCAACACATCGCAGAGCCAG GTTCTGGGGAACCCGATGGCCAACAGCAATAATCCCATGAATCCCGGCGGCAACCCCATGGCGTCGGGGATGTCGGCCAGCGCGGGGGGGCTCAACTCTCCGCAGttcagcgggcagcagcagcagttccCCAGCAAAGGCGGCTCCAACCAGCAGTACATGCAGCAGGGCATGTACAGCAGGCCCGCATATCCCGGAGGTCCTGGAGGATACAGCGGCAG TTACTCTGGAGGCCCCAACCCCCCTCCTGGAGGTATGGGCATGGCCTCCCACACGCGTCAATCCGGCGACTTTACGCAAccggccgctgccgccgccgccgctgctgtcgCTGCGGCTGCTGCTACGGCGACCGCCACGGCAACGGCCACTGTGGCGGCGCTACAGGAGACGCAGAATAAAGACATGAACCAGTATGGACAG ATGTGTTCATCCTTCCAAATGGGTCCCGCTCAGGCCTATAACAGTCAGTTCATGAACCAGCCAGGTCCACGAGGACCCCCCGGAGGGATGAATCCCGCCAGCATGGGTTCGGGGATGAACAACCCCAACATGAGCGGGCCTCCCATGGGCATGAGTCAGGCCCGGACCCCCGGCATGGGACCTTTCGGAGCTCACGGCCAGCGGATGCCCCAGCAGGGCTACCCGGGGGGACCTCGGCAAGGCATCCCCATGCAGGGGATGAAGCGGCCGTATCCCGGCGAG GCCGGCTACGGGGGTCAGTATGGACCTAACAGTCAGTTCCAGCCACAGCAGGGACAGTACCCGACTCCCAACGCTTCTCGACCCTTGCCTTCGCCCAACTACCCGGGCCAGAGGATGCCCGTCCAGCAGGGCCAAGGACAGTACCCACCTGGCATGCCCATAGGCCAATACTACAAG CAAGAGCCGTTTAACGGGCAGAGCACCAACTTCTCGGGTGGCGGCTACTCATACGGGCAAGGAAATGGG CCCCCCAGGCCCGGTAACTACCCTCACTCGCCAGTACCTGGCAACCCCACACCACCCATGACGCCCGGTAGTAGCATTCCACCATACTTGTCGCCAAACCAGGACGTGAAGCCCCCGTTCCCACCTGACATGAAACCAAATATGACAGCGCTTCCTCCTT CTATTACCAACGAGGAGCTGCGGCTGACCTTCCCGGTCCGGGACGGCGTGGTGTTGGAGCCCTTCCGCCTGGAGCACAACCTGGCTGTCAGCAACCATGTCTTCCACCTGCGGCCGTCCGTCCACCAGACCCTCATGTGGAG GTCAGACCTGGAACTGCAATTCAAGTGCTACCACCACGAGGACAGGCAGATGAACACCAACTGGCCGGCGTCGGTCCAGGTCAGCGTCAACGCCACGCCGCTCACCATCGAGCGAGGCGACAACAAGACCTCCCACAAGCCCTTGCACCTGAAACACGTGTGCCAGCCGGGAAGGAACACCATCCAGATCACCGTCACCGCCTGCTGTTGC TCGCATCTGTTTGTGCTGCAGCTGGTCCACAGGCCATCTGTGCGCTCCGTCCTCCAGGGGCTCCTAAAGAAGAGGCTCCTTCCCGCGGAACACTGCATCACCAAAA TCAAGAGGAACTTCAGCAGTGTGGCAGCCTCGGCGGGCAGCACCACCCTCAACGGGGAGGACGGCGTCGAGCAGACGGCCATCAAAGTGTCGCTCAAGTGTCCCATCACCTTCCGCCGCATCCAGCTCCCGGCGCGAGGCCATGACTGCAAACACGTGCAG TGCTTCGACCTGGAGTCTTACCTGCAGCTAAACTGTGAGAGAGGCACATGGAGGTGTCCAGTTTGCAA TAAAACAGCATTACTAGAAGGTCTCGAAGTGGATCAGTACATGTGGGGTATCCTCAACGCCATCCAAAA TTCAGAGTTCGAGGAGGTCACCATCGACCCGACGTGCAGCTGGCGGCCCGTGGCCATCAAGTCTGAGCTGCACATCAAAGAGGACCCCGACGGGCCGGTGGCAAAGCGCTTCAAGACCATGAGCCCCAGTCAGATGACCATGCCCAACGTGATGGAAATGATCGCCCAGCTAGGGCCCGGAAGCGGGCCAGGGGCCGGCCACGGTGCTGGACCCGGTCCCAGCCCTTATCCCCCGCATCATCCCGGCCAACATGCTAGTGGGAATGGAGGAGATTACCCGGGAGCAG GCCACCCttaccacagccaagggaacttTGACTTCCCTCATGGGAACCCATCTGGAGgcggtggtggaggaggagggggaggaggaataGGGGGTCCCCCTATGAGTGACTTCATCCACGGCCCGCAGCTTTCCCACCCGCCAGATGGGCCTAGCGGTCTTCTGTCCCAGGACAAGTCCCTCAACCACGGCATGAATGACACG ATGTCCCATCCCGATCCGTCCCATAACTCCATGCAGCCGGGCTTGCATGCTTCTCCCCACCCCGGTGGCCTATCGGGGCCCTCCCTGCATCACGGCGGCAACGGCCAATCGGGGCCGCCCTTGCATCACGGCGGCGGTGGGCCGTCGTCGTCGCAGCCGCCTCGCCCGCCGCCGCAGCCTCAGCCGCCCGGCCAGAACGCTCACCCGCACGCCGATCTGACGTTTAACCCCTCGTCAGATGGCCCGGACATGCCCGAACCTTCGCTggat
- the zmiz1a gene encoding zinc finger MIZ domain-containing protein 1a isoform X4: MQPGMNSMKAGLTHSDGSFPYDSVPWQQNPNQPPGSLSVVTTVWGVTNTSQSQVLGNPMANSNNPMNPGGNPMASGMSASAGGLNSPQFSGQQQQFPSKGGSNQQYMQQGMYSRPAYPGGPGGYSGSYSGGPNPPPGGMGMASHTRQSGDFTQPAAAAAAAAVAAAAATATATATATVAALQETQNKDMNQYGQMCSSFQMGPAQAYNSQFMNQPGPRGPPGGMNPASMGSGMNNPNMSGPPMGMSQARTPGMGPFGAHGQRMPQQGYPGGPRQGIPMQGMKRPYPGEAGYGGQYGPNSQFQPQQGQYPTPNASRPLPSPNYPGQRMPVQQGQGQYPPGMPIGQYYKQEPFNGQSTNFSGGGYSYGQGNGPPRPGNYPHSPVPGNPTPPMTPGSSIPPYLSPNQDVKPPFPPDMKPNMTALPPSITNEELRLTFPVRDGVVLEPFRLEHNLAVSNHVFHLRPSVHQTLMWRSDLELQFKCYHHEDRQMNTNWPASVQVSVNATPLTIERGDNKTSHKPLHLKHVCQPGRNTIQITVTACCCSHLFVLQLVHRPSVRSVLQGLLKKRLLPAEHCITKIKRNFSSVAASAGSTTLNGEDGVEQTAIKVSLKCPITFRRIQLPARGHDCKHVQCFDLESYLQLNCERGTWRCPVCNKTALLEGLEVDQYMWGILNAIQNSEFEEVTIDPTCSWRPVAIKSELHIKEDPDGPVAKRFKTMSPSQMTMPNVMEMIAQLGPGSGPGAGHGAGPGPSPYPPHHPGQHASGNGGDYPGAGHPYHSQGNFDFPHGNPSGGGGGGGGGGGIGGPPMSDFIHGPQLSHPPDGPSGLLSQDKSLNHGMNDTMSHPDPSHNSMQPGLHASPHPGGLSGPSLHHGGNGQSGPPLHHGGGGPSSSQPPRPPPQPQPPGQNAHPHADLTFNPSSDGPDMPEPSLDLLPELANPDELLSYLDPPDLPANSNDDLLSLFENN, encoded by the exons ATGCAGCCCGGCATGAACAGCATGAAGGCTGGCCTCACGCACAG CGATGGCTCCTTCCCCTACGACTCTGTCCCCTGGCAACAAAACCCGAACCAGCCCCCTGGGTCATTGTCTGTGGTTACAACAGTGTGGGGCGTCACCAACACATCGCAGAGCCAG GTTCTGGGGAACCCGATGGCCAACAGCAATAATCCCATGAATCCCGGCGGCAACCCCATGGCGTCGGGGATGTCGGCCAGCGCGGGGGGGCTCAACTCTCCGCAGttcagcgggcagcagcagcagttccCCAGCAAAGGCGGCTCCAACCAGCAGTACATGCAGCAGGGCATGTACAGCAGGCCCGCATATCCCGGAGGTCCTGGAGGATACAGCGGCAG TTACTCTGGAGGCCCCAACCCCCCTCCTGGAGGTATGGGCATGGCCTCCCACACGCGTCAATCCGGCGACTTTACGCAAccggccgctgccgccgccgccgctgctgtcgCTGCGGCTGCTGCTACGGCGACCGCCACGGCAACGGCCACTGTGGCGGCGCTACAGGAGACGCAGAATAAAGACATGAACCAGTATGGACAG ATGTGTTCATCCTTCCAAATGGGTCCCGCTCAGGCCTATAACAGTCAGTTCATGAACCAGCCAGGTCCACGAGGACCCCCCGGAGGGATGAATCCCGCCAGCATGGGTTCGGGGATGAACAACCCCAACATGAGCGGGCCTCCCATGGGCATGAGTCAGGCCCGGACCCCCGGCATGGGACCTTTCGGAGCTCACGGCCAGCGGATGCCCCAGCAGGGCTACCCGGGGGGACCTCGGCAAGGCATCCCCATGCAGGGGATGAAGCGGCCGTATCCCGGCGAG GCCGGCTACGGGGGTCAGTATGGACCTAACAGTCAGTTCCAGCCACAGCAGGGACAGTACCCGACTCCCAACGCTTCTCGACCCTTGCCTTCGCCCAACTACCCGGGCCAGAGGATGCCCGTCCAGCAGGGCCAAGGACAGTACCCACCTGGCATGCCCATAGGCCAATACTACAAG CAAGAGCCGTTTAACGGGCAGAGCACCAACTTCTCGGGTGGCGGCTACTCATACGGGCAAGGAAATGGG CCCCCCAGGCCCGGTAACTACCCTCACTCGCCAGTACCTGGCAACCCCACACCACCCATGACGCCCGGTAGTAGCATTCCACCATACTTGTCGCCAAACCAGGACGTGAAGCCCCCGTTCCCACCTGACATGAAACCAAATATGACAGCGCTTCCTCCTT CTATTACCAACGAGGAGCTGCGGCTGACCTTCCCGGTCCGGGACGGCGTGGTGTTGGAGCCCTTCCGCCTGGAGCACAACCTGGCTGTCAGCAACCATGTCTTCCACCTGCGGCCGTCCGTCCACCAGACCCTCATGTGGAG GTCAGACCTGGAACTGCAATTCAAGTGCTACCACCACGAGGACAGGCAGATGAACACCAACTGGCCGGCGTCGGTCCAGGTCAGCGTCAACGCCACGCCGCTCACCATCGAGCGAGGCGACAACAAGACCTCCCACAAGCCCTTGCACCTGAAACACGTGTGCCAGCCGGGAAGGAACACCATCCAGATCACCGTCACCGCCTGCTGTTGC TCGCATCTGTTTGTGCTGCAGCTGGTCCACAGGCCATCTGTGCGCTCCGTCCTCCAGGGGCTCCTAAAGAAGAGGCTCCTTCCCGCGGAACACTGCATCACCAAAA TCAAGAGGAACTTCAGCAGTGTGGCAGCCTCGGCGGGCAGCACCACCCTCAACGGGGAGGACGGCGTCGAGCAGACGGCCATCAAAGTGTCGCTCAAGTGTCCCATCACCTTCCGCCGCATCCAGCTCCCGGCGCGAGGCCATGACTGCAAACACGTGCAG TGCTTCGACCTGGAGTCTTACCTGCAGCTAAACTGTGAGAGAGGCACATGGAGGTGTCCAGTTTGCAA TAAAACAGCATTACTAGAAGGTCTCGAAGTGGATCAGTACATGTGGGGTATCCTCAACGCCATCCAAAA TTCAGAGTTCGAGGAGGTCACCATCGACCCGACGTGCAGCTGGCGGCCCGTGGCCATCAAGTCTGAGCTGCACATCAAAGAGGACCCCGACGGGCCGGTGGCAAAGCGCTTCAAGACCATGAGCCCCAGTCAGATGACCATGCCCAACGTGATGGAAATGATCGCCCAGCTAGGGCCCGGAAGCGGGCCAGGGGCCGGCCACGGTGCTGGACCCGGTCCCAGCCCTTATCCCCCGCATCATCCCGGCCAACATGCTAGTGGGAATGGAGGAGATTACCCGGGAGCAG GCCACCCttaccacagccaagggaacttTGACTTCCCTCATGGGAACCCATCTGGAGgcggtggtggaggaggagggggaggaggaataGGGGGTCCCCCTATGAGTGACTTCATCCACGGCCCGCAGCTTTCCCACCCGCCAGATGGGCCTAGCGGTCTTCTGTCCCAGGACAAGTCCCTCAACCACGGCATGAATGACACG ATGTCCCATCCCGATCCGTCCCATAACTCCATGCAGCCGGGCTTGCATGCTTCTCCCCACCCCGGTGGCCTATCGGGGCCCTCCCTGCATCACGGCGGCAACGGCCAATCGGGGCCGCCCTTGCATCACGGCGGCGGTGGGCCGTCGTCGTCGCAGCCGCCTCGCCCGCCGCCGCAGCCTCAGCCGCCCGGCCAGAACGCTCACCCGCACGCCGATCTGACGTTTAACCCCTCGTCAGATGGCCCGGACATGCCCGAACCTTCGCTggat